Within the Vanessa cardui chromosome 6, ilVanCard2.1, whole genome shotgun sequence genome, the region CCGTAAGGACGGCCCCCTTAATAAAGTCTTTCTCCACTTGCATTTTGActgaataactaataaaatcaacacaaaattattaataaaataacaccacCGTACAAAAGTAACAGGGCAATTTGTTTGATAGACCAAACaagatttgtttgtttgtgtattgAATCGTGGCGTCACGCGTTCTGATTGGCTAGTGAGCCGTTTGAGTTTTGTTATTGCACAGATgcaaaatttcttatttatttttaagtgacGTCACGCGTTCTGATTGGCTAGTGAGCCGTTTGAGTTTTGTTATTGCACAGATgcaaaatttcttatttatttttaagaaataaaaatatttataatgttaatttgtaaattgacatAGTTATTCTGAATCAGCATCTTGAAATCtacataattcaattattttctcatttaattGTTAGCCATGTCAAATACCGAATTTCGGCCTTAATTATCGAAATAAGTCAATTAAATGTATTGATACATCTGCAAGTCTATGCTTTTGAAATCttcaaattgatttaaattcaatttatcttcttataaagtttaattttctcTAACGGATTAAGAGTTtccaagaatttatttttacttcgaGTTCATGCTATCGATCTATTTGTAGACAACTTTGTTACTAATGAAATTAAGCGGGCGTTGAACGTTGTTTTGGAGTGTAATTTACgtcattttctatttatatagattatttagaACATTACTTTTTgagttatgtataaaaaaccAAAGactcaaaaattttaatagatacaaCACTGAACCAAATAGGTCttaattatttcatagaaaataacTTAATGAAGTTCAAATTaggtgtaataataaaaaaatatttaaaaaaatatctttaataaagcAACATAAAAGTTTGGGTTTTGTTAGCATTTTTCTACAGTTCAAACACCGTTACAAATATAAACCGAGTTAGGGCTAGGTCAAAACGACTTACAAACATCTAAATCCTTAGCTCGCTTATTTAAAGGGACGAATAAACCTAGtgcaataaaatacatacgaaGATATACGAATTTCAGGGACATTGTCCTTTATAGCTAGAAGATTTAGGTCGAGAATTGTGTGCAAATTTTGAGGATTTTGTATCAAGAGACGTGTCACGCCCGGATGACTGTTATGCTTCAACAATTTTAGTGCCCACAATAGGAATGCATCCTTTGGAGAGCTGTTCGTGTACAGTTATCTGATATGTGATATTGTACGATGCTTTTACATGTAACACCGACCGTCTCCCCTCATTTGAGTCAGAATGATTCAAAGGGAAAAAGAAAATAGCTCACAGGATTTTAGTCACGCTTTCAGAATGTGTGATTATCTCTTACGATATTCATATTCCTAATCATATgtacataaacaaattattaaagattgatgttaaatattgtcatatctaataaataaataaataaataaatatgagacaacatcacatacattactctgatcccaatgtaagtagctgaagcacttgtgttatggaaatcagaagtaacgacggtaccacaaacacccagacccaagacaacatagaaaactaatggtaatctacatcgactcggccgggaatcgaacccgggacctcagactggcgtacccatgaaaaccggtgtacacaccactcgaacatggaggtcgtcgaatctGAAATCTGAATTGTATATGTGCATGAAATTATATGGATTCCAAAACGGAATCAGAACTACTGATAATTCTCTTGGCTCATATCATAAGTGATGTGACCAAATAATGTAGAATCGATGACATTTAGGTTGAGCCCATTTCATGCTAGACCGCACCAATACTTCCAATCTGCTGTGACCGCGGTTAGGGCCATTTCGTAATAAAACTAACGTCATAAGCAATAAATATGGTATATTCTTCTtcgtaaatttaatacatacttCATTGGAGGTATTAGTTTTCATATTAAGATtccaaagttatttttaacttggcctattaaaacaattaaatcttGTCTCAAAAACACATGACAAATGAAGCATATTACTCCATTCAAGATGAAAACCGGTTACCAAAATATTCATTACTCAAATACGCAGTACCTTTACATCATTTGTCagaagcgtcaatagcgcaatagTTTGCAGGCTGCGATGTAAAAGTTTGTAGGATTGATCCTAAGGAAGGTTACTATCGTACTCACTCCGATATACCATGACGAATAGAATATTAGTAatgtcttaattattatttggcaTTGCTTCTTAAAAGAACTTTATGAAAATGTCCTTCCAAAATACCAAAAAACTCCTTATAAAGGATATTTTCtgttcaatttttaataaaatataaaaggattAATTACGTTTCATAACAACTATACTTTTCCTTTTCATTgcctactaaaaataaaataattttataagcaaaTTCTTCTATAAATGTGTCTCAGATATCTGGAAAAACTAAACATCCCTTATCACGTAAAAATCGCTTACCTTAAAGAAAAATTCGCAAACAATTTCGTGTGCGATAATGTCTTTTATCAGATgaagattattaaaatgtttcttaTCAAAATTCAACTgacttttattgtatataaacaatGCTTTTAGCTTgaattgttgttttaaaattgtttttttaaataaaatattaacaataaacgCGTTATGAAGTGTCTCAAAAGTTATtactcaatttattatttttatttggcatttattatttttattggcatATATGTCGGCgtgaaaccacgaatttaagaaaagcACGtatccagaaatgattattttaataatttaaaactgtttcattgttaaattaataatttttagttaattatgaaatttcaaattagtctgaaatattttagtgtctgTAAACAGGTTTTATGTTGactgaataagtctacccacctattcttgttataaaagaACAAGCGCCCGCCAGTATCGACAGGCTTGTTCGAGCcatcggagcgatcggaccgcctcattggaataaatcagagaagaatattccctgagtttcatttcaaacctccgaggatggttaaagatcgaaaccctgacactcgtgacgtcagcaattttgacgtcatgtttttttttaaaaacgggctcggataTGCTTCTCCCGTTATATATGTAAgagaattgaaaatattaaaataattataataaatcaactTTCACCCTAATGAGTGACTTAAGATCCGTCTGAGGATTTATTTCGCTAAGCGCATTTATCAGTCTGGCAAGTAAGCGCTTCAATCACCACTCATGTCAGATAGAACTAATCCACCAGTAAAAACGTCCAAAAGGCAAACGACTCGCCGTAAAAAGCAACCAAATCCTTTTGACATCTGGCTTACACACTGAACAAATAGTTGGATGAATCGTAATTCGAATTAATGCATGCAAACTTCTCTTTCGTTTTCAGATTTGACAATCTAGTCAATTGAGGTGGCCCAGATTTGAGCACGATCAATCAAGCACTATTGGATTTCCATGTGAACTATAAATTCATTTGtgtcggcggtgaaagaaacaTCGTGATCAAATCTACAGATTTGATCACGATGTTTCATCAGATCAGATTTGTTCCTTGTTGAAATTGGCTCTTAATCTCGTCCAAGGCCTTCCACTTGTAAGTGCTCCAACTGTAACTTCCAAGTTGTTACTTTCTGTATATTCAGTAGTCTTAATTCTAAATGATTACATTAAATTAcgtaattcaaattatttgattcTGAATAAAGACGTCACTTGTTGAAGCTGAGCTAGCTCTAAATGCCCCGTTGGCTCTGACTGCGCGCAAGCTCATTGTCACTTCAAACATTTCCGCTTGAAAACCCGAGGTGTTATATAGCTTATTTTGGTGTGTAACGATTCAAATTTCTTGACACGACCGTACAATTTCATCAAAGTTGGAAACAAtgttgtttttgaaatatattgttgcaaaattttctgtaatattttgatataaaaaaattatattcagtcTTCTCACAAATCTGTTATAGTTTTCGCAGTTGTAGGGTTGAAAACCGGACGTACATTTTTCTCTTCGACCATGTTgacatcaatattataattggtGGTTTCTAGTGCCTTGATTATCGGATTTGTAGTATACAAatcagataataattattaaaaaaaaaattagtggtAGGTTCTGTGCAATCTCTTCGTACCACTTGCTTTAcccttcaataaaaatattttgtattattttattacatttgaatatattttaataatttaaaactgtttcattgttaaattaataatttttagttaattatgaaatttgaaattagactgaaatattttagtgtctgTAAACAGGTTTTATGTTGactgaataagtctacccacctatttttgttataaaagaacaAGCGCCCGCCAGTATCGACAAGCTTGTTCGAGCCATCGGAGCGATCGGACAACCtcattggaataaatcagagaagaatatattattgttaaagatcgaaaccctgacactcgtgacgtcagcaattttgacgtcatgttttttttttaaaaacgggctcggataTGCTTCTCCCGTTATATATGTAAgagaattgaaaatattaaaataattataaaaaatcaactttcaCCCTAAGGAGTGACTTAAGATCCGTCTGAGGATTTATTTCGCTAAGCGCATTTATCAGTCTGGCAAGTAAGCGCTTCAATCACCACTCATGTCAGATAGAACTAATCCACAAGTAAAAACGTCCAAAAGGCAAACGACTCGCCGTAAAAAGCAACCAAATCCTTTTGGCATCTGGCTTACACACTGAACAAATAGTTGGATGAATCGTAATTCGAATTAATAATGCATGCAAACTTCTCTTTCGTTTTCAGATTTGACAATCTAGTCAATTGAGGTGGCCCAGATTTGAGCACGTGTACATCTTTGCCgatgattgcagattcaaaTTCAATCAAGCACTATTGGATTTCCATGTGAACTATAAATTCATTTGtgtcggcggtgaaagaaacaTCGTGATCAAATCTTCAGATTTGATCACGATGTTTCATCAGATCAGAtttgttccaatgagggttggtttcaaccaaccctcattggaacaacTTGTTGAAATTGGCTCTTAATCTCGTCCAAGGCCTTCCACTTGTAAGTGCTCCAACTGTAACTTCCAAGTTGTTACTTTCTGTATATTCAGTAGTCTTAATTCTAAATGATTACATTAAATTAcgtaattcaaattatttgattcTGAATAAAGACGTCACTTGTTGAAGCTGAGCTAGCTCTAAATGCCCCGTTGGCTCTGACTGCGCGCAAGCTCATTGTCACTTCAAACATTTCCGCTAGAAAACCCGAGGTGTTATATAGCTTATTTTGGTGTGTAACGATTCAAATTTCTTGACACGACCGTACAATTTCATCAAAGTTGGAAACAAtgttgtttttgaaatatattgttgcaaaattttctgtaatattttgatataaaaaaattatattcagtcTTCTCACAAATCTGTTATAGTTTTCGCAGTTGTAGGGTTGAAAACCGAACGTACATTTTTCTCTTCGACCATGTTgacatcaatattataattggtGGTTTCTAGTGCCTTGATTATCGGATTTGTAGTATACAAatcagataataattattaaaaaaaattagtggtAGGTTCTGTGCAATCCCTTCGTACCACTTGCTTTAcccttcaataaaaatatttagtattattttattacatttgaaagGGCGTGTGTATCTGTAAACTAAAATTACATGAAAAATTACATCTTCTGTAGGAGACACCACTCGGCCAATTGGCCCTGATCTTACGTGTCAAAACGGTACACTTACGGACACCTGATGACCTCAGAATGACAATTCTGAGCAATTGTCACTCAGCAATTCCTCACCGGTACCCTTAGCAGACTATACAGGTGAGAAATGGCACGGGTAAGGAAGGCCACCTCCTGACCCGTGCAAGCCGCGTACTTGACCTACGTTCCCAtgatttctataatttttattttgacttttatCAACGAACAGTTTAAGTCCAACAGTGAATAATATAGTTAGATACCTCTTGcgttataaacattaattaaacgaAACATATTCAATGATAGTTTGAACTTAGTTTAAATATCTTTagcatatatgaaatattttactgaaaattttatcgTGTGGTACTTAATTTACGTCCCGCCATAAAAATGGCAAATAAATGGGACAGCATACGATGTTTCTACTGTTAATGGTTCCAAAAAACAAGCACGAGGGTATAATTCACAAAACGCATTTTGTTATTTCGTTGCTTTTAGACTAAAGCCATAGcgatgataaattatatacatatttaaaaatatataagtcttTGTTTGTAGAAGATATGACAATAGTGTACCGAAGACTTGCTTCTCGACATTTGTTACACGGTTAATGAAGACGAATCAAACAAAGCTTTATTTGagatgtaatatttattgaccTTTTGGATTGAACTAGAAAGAGGCTTTGAGAGAACTACTAATAAGTATGATTTTTAtcttctattaatatataaattataattgtttaaaacgTATTTTTGGAAGGATTAAAAAGTTCAATTTTTAtcttctattaatatataaataataattgttgattgtgcccgcgaccttgtgcgcgtttgaatttaacagaaaaaaaagttattgcagCCTAAGTTATTCTCTTTTATATCAGTCATTTGCCGgtaaaagtcccatcaaaatcggtccagccgttccaaagattagaaATAAACATacagaaagacagacatacagacagacagaccgagaaaaatggtaaaaaatgttattttggtataagtacagtgtatagatacatatacaatgagtaaaaaagggccattttaatattacaaacagatactctaattgtattatatgtatatgaataaaattttttttttaatttcattttaatcattAGAAATGTTAGGCAAAGGAggtgtcctggtccactgtggtTAAAAAGGGAAAGAAGGGAAAGCAGGCTTCCCTTCCGACTGTTGCAACCACCACAGTTGCGCCTACGGTGCCTAAGGCAGGACAAGCATCTAAGCCTAAGCTGTCCGCccctcgtacagctgcagtggtattaacgctgcagccggaagcggagcagaaaggcatcacgtatgctcaggtcttggagcgcgctgagcagaGCGTGAAACTCCAAGACCTTGGGATCAATGGTGGGCTCAAAGTTCGACGCTCAGCGACGGGGGCCAGAGTGTTGGAGCTGCCGAAAGCTCAGATGGAACAGGCAGAGAAACTAGCCGACAAGCTCCGTACGGTGCTGGATGGAGTGGCCAACGTTGCTCGCTCCATAAGAAAGGTGGACATCAAGGTGACGGGGTTAGACGACTCCGtcactaaagataaaattattgccgcaGTCGTTCGCGAGGGGAGTTGCCCCGCTGAAACGGTAAGGTGTGGGGAGATTTCTCGAGGACCCGGTTATATGGGTATGGTCTTCGTGTCCTGTCCAATAACTGCGGCAAAAAAGCTGGCTGACACTGGTCGTCTTTTagttgggtggagctcggccagagtGTATGTGCTtgagcagcgccctctgcgctgctacaagtgcatgggtctaggccatacaaggatgctctgcccattcagtgcggaaCGAGGAAGCCTTTGCTACCGGTGCGGCGTTGATGGACACAAATCGTCTGCATgtaccgggaagctgcgctgcgtagtgtgcgcagacgccggcaagccctccgggcacgtgatggggtcgaaagaatgtagcccccccatcacgaaaggtaaggtggtccTCGCTACCCAGACTACCAATAACGTCGGACGACGCCAGgctgaggaggaagctgcaatgtcgacatgagcgcagacttcagcttccttcagacgaatgtcaaccactgcgccggggctcaggatcttctactgcagtccatggcggagtggcaggtaGACCTGGCGGTGGCCTGTGAACCTTACTTCGTCCCTCCCCTACCTCACTGGCTGGGGGACTTGGACGACACCGTggcggtcctcacgaggagcggtacgggcccccccctctcactcatcgaaaggGGTTCGGGCTACGTAGTCGTGGGGTGGGGAgagtacgtcgtcgtcgggacgtacttctcccctaaccgcagcctggctgagttcgagatctatctcggcttggtcagagctgcggtggccaggcagtcaccgaaaccgataatggttcttggcgacttaaacgcgaagtcgcgtgcctggggtaaccctgtcacgaatccgcgagggagggccgtccaggtgtgggccctgctctccaacctgtcccttctcaacaggggacaggttcacacctgcgttcgtCATAacgggggttccgtggtggacgtttcgttcgccactcctgtcgtagcacgcagagtggttgattggagagtggaggaggaggtggagactctatcagatcaccggtacatccgatttgagatctccacctctcgcaggccggcggaaccgcagagggtgccgaccacgctgccgaggtggtctctcggccaggtcgatcgagagctggtcaaggaggccgcaatcgtgcagcggtggggttccgcagggaggagggagggcgccagcgcagaggagctggcaggccgcatgcgcagttcactcaaggaagtctgcgatgcggccatgcctcggacccggcgcagagttccGCGCCGGCATGTatactggtggtcgcccgaaatcgccgaccttcgggcgacgtgctgtcgggcacggagggcctacgtccgcTGTCGAAGACGCAACGGCCTTGACAGGGatctggagggacagttgctggacgcttatcgccagttgaaaaaagagctgcagctggcgatacgcaaggccaaggagaaggccagggaggagcttctggcgggtctcaatcgagacccgtgggggcgcccgtaccgcggtgtacgcaggaagttccgcacccaaggcgcccccgtcaccgagacgatgccgccggaactcctccttcgcctggttggggaactcttcccccatccaggcgagcacgtccctccgcagatggccccccgctccgtgaccgaagacgcagtggttccaccactgattacggagcgggagatggagatggccctcggccgcttgagggccaggaagacggcgccgggtccggacggggttccagggcgtattctgtgcgacaccctggaatacctaggtgcaaggcttcgggagctgttcgacgaatgtctgtgcagcgggcagtttccgaagccttggaaagaagggaaattggtcctgttgctgaaggaaggtcggccgttggattccccttcggcatacaggccaattgtgctgctgaacgagacgggaaaactcttcgagaaggtccttgcagcccgtctcgttcagcacctcgaggaggtcggtccgggtctctcggaggcgcagtacggattcagggcgggccggtcgacggtcgacgccctgaacgccctgaagactcggacgacggaagcggtggcccgggggcaggtcgtcctggctgtgtcgcttgggtcggtcctcggcccaattctgtggaacgtcggtttcgactggctcctgcggactcccgtccttcccgggatgggggtgttgtgttatgctgacgacactctcgtcacggcgattggacgggacttccgggaggcggctcgccttgccgaagtcggaacggctctcaccgtggaccgcatgggaatgctgggcttgagggtctccatatccaaaacagaggccctcctcttccacggtccacggaaaggacccccacgaggggcgagtatcaccgtccacgggacggtgatcaaagtgcaggcccagatgaagtatctgggcctgatcctggacggacgatggagcttcgggcagcattttgttcatctcggcccgaggctcatcaatgccgccgccgctcttggtcgcctccttccgaatgtgggggggccggggtcgctatgccggcgtctttattccggcgtagtgaggtcgatggcgctgtacggtgccccgatctggatagacgccctcaccgctaaaaatcgggccctgctgcgaaagccgcagagggtcatagcggtgagaggcatcagagggtaccgtacggtgtcgtggacagcggcgacacttctcgcgggtgatccgccctgggagctccaggcggaggtgctcgcggaagtgtaccggttccgggtcgaggcgagggaccgcggcgaccgtccggggtcggcggaggtcgggcggatcagggctttagcccagcaagccctgatcgcccgatggcaggaggatctggggtctccctcggcgggcctagcgacagtggaggcgattcgtccccacttgagtcgctgggtcgagaggaagcacggcacactgtcgtacagaatgacgcaggtacttaccggacacgggtgcttcggtaagtacctgcacgggatagcgcggcgggaggagtcaccctcctgccacgagtgtggggcgccagtggacacggcgtaccacaccctgtacgagtgtgctgcgtgggggccccagaggcacacccttacggcaagtatgggcggagacctctcgctgtcgagcgttatcaacgccatgctcggtagcgagatgtgctggtcggagatgcgctccttctgcgaaagtgtcatgtcgcagaaggaagcagcggagcgggagcgggaaaagaatgccgccgctgactcgctccgcagaagacgaccggggagaaggaaaaggcgctacgcgcaccttctccctccgcctcaataggcgccgtagggaccagggggggtcccagtaccctgggaatcccccctagctgttggaggcccgtatagacgggccgaccgtcagggcgtcacggtagcatgcgtaagcgatcccgtggcgtccgccgaaagacggagagggtaccgctggttttttagtgggtaaacccggtgtgcttgggcgtactcggcgttcagggctccggggagtcccacacacccccccactttccatcacgtgggggaagcgcgtaaagcgtttttccagcgagaaaaaaaaaaaaaaaaaaaaaaagacaaatgtaTTGTTACCATCtttcagtaataaaaaaaaatttaaaaatatactaagcaAACCTGTGAATAAATCTATACACTTATACTCGTAATACACAAATTTTAACCCCTCGAGGGATAAATGAGTAAACTATGAGCCGGGACTTAAATTATCTTCACGCCAAATTTTATCAACATGGCCGACAAAAATACTTTCGCATTGATATTATAAGTACAGATGTGATGGTATAGCTGTAGTTTACGTCGTTTAGGAATTCACATTAGAGCACTTGATGAAGCTGACTTGATATTAGCAGAATGATCCTTGGGCTGGAtactaattacattaaaatgtttaattacatacataataactCGAAATTTATTCTCAGCTTTTCTCGTGTGGAGTCAGGCTATTTActtatgtaacaataaaaagcAAACGAAGATAATTACGAAAAGATAAGAGAGAAGGAAATTCAAAGAACAAAAGAGAGTCGTAACAGACATTCCACTATCAAAGTCATCTGGTCTAGGCACAAGAAAGCGTGAAAGCAATCCTAAGATTATATCTACTGTTTAATGGTGTTGAAACATTGAATATCtgaaatttactataataattatagtactgGGATAAAGTATGTATACAAGAAAATACTTTGATGATAATTCAAAATAGTATTCTAGGTAAGGTTTTGCCAATTATTCTGAAAaacgatgaaaatatttttagttcaatTTTTTAGAAAATCTCTGTAATTTtttcgagagtcgagatggccgagtggttagaacgcgtgcatcttaaccgatgattgcaggttcaaaaccaggcaagcactgctgattcatgtgcttaattaacgaaaacatcgtgaggaaacctgcatttgacaaattttatagaaattctgccacatgtgtattccactaacccgcattggaacagcgtggtggaatatgttccaaaccttcttctcgaagggagaggaggcctttagcccagcagtgggaatttacaggctgttgttgttgctcttgttgtttgtaattttttattaatcatctCGCCAATGATCGGAGTGTATGTCAAAATAAgtttaatctataaaattatctgtattaaCCGAATTCGCGCCGTCAACCCATTTTATTCCCATACAAATATTGGTTGATTTtccatacttatattatttatggacCAAAAATAACTATGACGAATGCTAACGTCTACTTTGTtagtcataaataataa harbors:
- the LOC124530491 gene encoding uncharacterized protein LOC124530491; protein product: MSADFSFLQTNVNHCAGAQDLLLQSMAEWQVDLAVACEPYFVPPLPHWLGDLDDTVAVLTRSGTGPPLSLIERGSGYVVVGWGEYVVVGTYFSPNRSLAEFEIYLGLVRAAVARQSPKPIMVLGDLNAKSRAWGNPVTNPRGRAVQVWALLSNLSLLNRGQVHTCVRHNGGSVVDVSPVI